A window from Ruminiclostridium josui JCM 17888 encodes these proteins:
- a CDS encoding MarR family winged helix-turn-helix transcriptional regulator, which produces MSKEQEYITASLLVKLGNAISWYKNQNMKSIELTASQSEAIQYILRNKDYKRITAADLMRNLELAQSTIAGIIRRLEQKNLIKCTTAPDDKRQTIISVTPQSLKLEEQLRKTAVETEHILLSGMSENEQKEFNRLLQIALENMNNIRNK; this is translated from the coding sequence GTGTCAAAGGAGCAAGAATATATAACTGCAAGTTTACTTGTTAAGCTTGGAAATGCTATATCATGGTATAAAAATCAAAACATGAAATCAATTGAATTAACAGCTTCACAAAGTGAGGCTATTCAGTATATTTTAAGAAATAAGGATTATAAGCGGATTACTGCCGCTGATTTGATGAGAAATCTTGAATTAGCGCAATCGACCATTGCGGGAATCATCCGCAGACTGGAGCAGAAGAACCTGATAAAATGTACTACAGCGCCGGATGACAAAAGGCAAACCATAATATCTGTTACGCCACAATCCCTTAAACTAGAAGAACAGCTGCGAAAAACAGCTGTTGAAACAGAACACATTTTGCTATCAGGTATGTCAGAAAATGAACAGAAAGAATTTAATCGTCTTCTTCAAATAGCTTTGGAAAACATGAACAATATTCGAAACAAATAG